One genomic window of Polaromonas sp. SP1 includes the following:
- a CDS encoding symmetrical bis(5'-nucleosyl)-tetraphosphatase, producing MSLYLIGDLQGCHAPFQRLLDKIDFSPSRDTLYLLGDLVNRGPGSLEVLHSLSALGDAAQCLLGNHDLHLLAVWQGVRKPGRSDTVQGILEAKDSQALLDWLRHRAMVIHRHGWLMVHAGVLPQWTAAQTVALGSEVEQVLRSGNLKDFLQAMYGNTPDHWSDKLQGADRLRTIVNALTRLRFCTPEGVMDFSSTDGPGSAPEGHLPWFDVPGRATLGTPVAFGHWSTLASGKNSTPTLRNNTLPLDTGCVWGGCLTAARLGEEAGEFELISVQCEQAQKPGKPGKAGK from the coding sequence ATGTCACTTTACTTGATCGGCGACCTGCAAGGTTGCCACGCACCTTTTCAGCGGCTGCTCGACAAGATCGATTTCTCCCCCAGCCGCGACACCCTTTACCTCCTCGGCGACCTTGTCAATCGCGGCCCCGGCTCGCTGGAGGTGCTGCACAGCCTCTCGGCCCTGGGCGACGCCGCGCAGTGCCTGCTGGGCAACCACGACCTGCACCTGCTGGCCGTGTGGCAGGGCGTGCGCAAGCCGGGCCGCAGCGACACCGTGCAGGGCATCCTGGAGGCCAAAGACAGCCAGGCGCTGCTGGACTGGCTGCGCCACCGCGCCATGGTCATCCATCGGCATGGCTGGCTGATGGTGCATGCGGGCGTGCTGCCGCAGTGGACTGCCGCGCAAACCGTGGCGCTGGGCTCGGAAGTCGAGCAGGTGCTGCGCAGCGGCAATCTCAAGGATTTTTTGCAGGCGATGTATGGCAACACGCCCGACCACTGGAGCGACAAGCTGCAAGGGGCCGACCGGCTGCGCACCATCGTCAATGCCCTCACGCGCCTGCGCTTTTGCACCCCCGAAGGCGTCATGGACTTCAGCAGCACCGACGGCCCCGGCAGTGCGCCAGAAGGTCACCTGCCCTGGTTTGATGTGCCGGGCCGTGCCACGCTCGGCACACCCGTGGCGTTTGGCCATTGGTCCACACTGGCCAGCGGCAAGAACAGCACGCCAACTCTGCGAAACAACACCTTGCCGCTGGACACCGGCTGCGTGTGGGGCGGCTGCCTCACGGCGGCCCGGCTGGGTGAAGAAGCGGGGGAGTTTGAATTGATCAGCGTGCAATGCGAGCAGGCGCAAAAACCCGGCAAGCCCGGCAAAGCCGGCAAATAA
- a CDS encoding YihY/virulence factor BrkB family protein produces the protein MMAKFDPNPKPAPGASALGLLALFDKTLKIFRPLWRAVDQWIDAGGMRMSAAMSFYGILSLAPLLVLLVAVLGWWLDRSYIETSLVDQIRSVIGAQGAQVVQQALSSAQEPSEGIAASLFAFVLLLFGATGVFAELQDAFERLWRQGSGEVPQQKWWHGASVRLRGVAYILAFGFLLLVSLAISTVLSLLSGWAGSYLPIEQVAWILNEVISFCFCVMLFVALMRMSVGPKPALRYLVLGSAAGAILFAVGKHLMAFYLSTAAVVSAYGAAGSLVVILMWIYFSSAVLLLAASVARAWADEAKASRKAALPEVAVSTGVTAA, from the coding sequence ATGATGGCGAAATTTGACCCGAACCCCAAGCCTGCACCCGGTGCTTCGGCTTTAGGGCTTCTCGCCCTTTTTGACAAAACCCTGAAAATTTTCCGCCCCTTGTGGCGCGCCGTAGATCAATGGATCGACGCCGGCGGCATGCGCATGAGCGCGGCGATGTCCTTCTACGGCATCCTGAGCCTGGCGCCGCTGCTCGTCCTGCTGGTCGCCGTGCTGGGCTGGTGGCTGGACCGAAGCTACATCGAGACCAGCCTGGTCGACCAGATCCGCAGCGTGATCGGTGCGCAGGGCGCCCAGGTGGTGCAGCAGGCGCTGTCGAGTGCGCAAGAGCCCTCGGAGGGCATTGCGGCCTCGCTGTTTGCGTTTGTGTTGCTGCTGTTCGGCGCCACCGGCGTCTTTGCCGAGCTGCAAGATGCGTTTGAGCGGCTGTGGCGGCAAGGCAGCGGCGAGGTGCCGCAGCAAAAATGGTGGCACGGTGCCTCCGTGCGATTGCGCGGGGTCGCCTACATCCTGGCTTTCGGGTTCCTGCTGCTGGTCTCGCTGGCGATCTCGACCGTGCTGAGCCTGCTCTCGGGCTGGGCCGGCAGTTACTTGCCGATCGAGCAGGTCGCCTGGATCCTCAATGAGGTCATCTCTTTCTGCTTTTGTGTGATGTTGTTTGTGGCGCTCATGCGAATGAGTGTGGGTCCCAAGCCCGCTTTACGCTATCTGGTGCTGGGTTCAGCCGCGGGGGCCATCCTGTTTGCGGTCGGAAAGCACCTGATGGCCTTTTATCTCTCCACCGCTGCGGTGGTGTCGGCCTATGGCGCGGCAGGCTCGCTGGTGGTCATCCTGATGTGGATTTACTTTTCGTCAGCGGTGCTGTTGCTGGCAGCCAGTGTGGCCCGGGCATGGGCGGACGAAGCGAAAGCGTCGCGCAAGGCGGCTTTGCCCGAAGTGGCTGTGTCGACCGGTGTGACGGCGGCCTGA
- a CDS encoding DEAD/DEAH box helicase, which produces MTSNFSNLSLAEPLARAVAEMGYETMTPIQEQAIPVVLQGKDVMGAAQTGTGKTAAFALPLLQRMMKHENPSTSPARHPVRALVLLPTRELAVQVAQQVELYAKYTNLRSTVVFGGMDMKPQTAELKKGVEVLVATPGRLLDHIEAKNAVLNQVEYVVLDEADRMLDIGFLPDLQRILSYLPKQRITLLFSATFSPEIKKLASSYLQDPVTIEVARSNATASTVEQHFYSVGADDKRRALHQILKERGMKQAFVFVNSKLGCARLARSLEREGLKTAALHGDKSQDERLKALDAFKKGEVDLLVCTDVAARGLDIKDVPAVFNFDVPFNAEDYVHRIGRTGRAGASGLAVSFVSSSDQRLVADIEKLIKTKIELEPIEFEEDSPRIKEQGRINDGRRMYRDAEDGVSPREARQPRERREHLPHRQPAAPRDPFFDQPYEPSAAPDAQPAWEAAAKATPARSSVSANIKPKKKVAALFKTTVNT; this is translated from the coding sequence ATGACATCCAATTTTTCCAATCTTTCGCTGGCAGAACCGCTGGCCCGCGCCGTCGCCGAAATGGGCTACGAAACCATGACGCCCATCCAGGAACAGGCCATCCCGGTCGTTCTGCAAGGCAAAGACGTCATGGGCGCCGCGCAAACCGGCACCGGCAAGACCGCCGCTTTTGCGTTGCCGCTGCTGCAGCGCATGATGAAGCACGAAAACCCCTCGACCTCGCCCGCGCGCCACCCCGTGCGTGCGCTGGTGCTGCTGCCCACGCGTGAACTCGCCGTGCAGGTGGCCCAGCAGGTCGAGCTGTACGCCAAATACACCAACCTGCGCAGCACCGTGGTGTTCGGCGGCATGGACATGAAGCCGCAGACCGCCGAGCTCAAAAAAGGCGTCGAGGTGCTGGTGGCCACGCCCGGCCGCCTGCTGGACCATATTGAAGCGAAGAACGCGGTGCTCAACCAGGTCGAATACGTGGTGCTCGACGAAGCCGACCGCATGCTGGACATCGGCTTCCTGCCCGACCTGCAGCGCATCCTGAGCTACCTGCCCAAGCAGCGCATCACCTTGCTGTTCTCGGCCACCTTCTCGCCTGAAATCAAGAAGCTGGCCTCCAGCTACCTGCAGGACCCGGTGACGATCGAAGTGGCCCGCTCCAACGCCACGGCTTCCACCGTGGAGCAGCATTTCTACAGCGTGGGCGCCGACGACAAACGCCGCGCCCTGCACCAGATCCTCAAGGAACGCGGCATGAAGCAGGCGTTCGTCTTCGTCAACAGCAAGCTGGGCTGCGCGCGCCTGGCCCGTTCGCTGGAACGCGAAGGCCTGAAGACCGCCGCGCTGCATGGCGACAAGAGCCAGGACGAGCGACTCAAAGCCCTCGACGCCTTCAAAAAGGGCGAAGTCGATTTGCTGGTCTGCACCGACGTGGCCGCCCGCGGCCTGGACATCAAGGACGTGCCGGCGGTGTTCAACTTCGACGTGCCCTTCAACGCGGAAGATTACGTGCACCGCATCGGCCGCACCGGCCGCGCAGGCGCATCGGGCCTGGCCGTGAGCTTTGTCTCCAGCAGCGACCAGCGCCTCGTGGCCGACATTGAAAAGCTGATCAAGACCAAGATCGAGCTCGAACCCATCGAGTTTGAGGAAGACAGCCCCCGCATCAAGGAGCAGGGCCGCATCAACGACGGCCGCCGCATGTACCGCGATGCCGAAGACGGTGTCAGCCCGCGCGAGGCCCGCCAGCCCCGCGAACGCCGCGAGCACCTGCCGCACCGCCAGCCGGCTGCGCCGCGCGACCCGTTCTTCGACCAGCCTTACGAGCCGTCCGCAGCGCCCGATGCCCAGCCCGCCTGGGAAGCCGCCGCCAAGGCCACGCCCGCGCGCAGCAGCGTGTCGGCCAATATCAAGCCCAAGAAGAAAGTCGCGGCCCTGTTCAAGACCACCGTGAACACCTGA
- a CDS encoding neutral zinc metallopeptidase, with translation MKWEGNRESDNVEDRRDGGGGGGFGFGGRSIGIGTIVIALVGGWIFGINPLTILSLLSGGGAPAQVQQGPAPKPPADDRMAKFVSTVLADTEDVWTDVFTKGGATYQKPRLVLFRGATQTACGQGQAAMGPFYCPGDQKVYIDLGFYETLKNRLGAPGDFAQAYVIAHEVGHHVQNLLGISGKMDQMRGRVSKAEYNALSVRLELQADCFAGVWAHHAQNARQILEQGDVEEAMNAAAKIGDDALQRAGGGAVVPESFTHGTSAQRQRWFDTGLKTGTVKSCDTFSARSL, from the coding sequence ATGAAATGGGAAGGCAACCGGGAATCGGACAACGTTGAAGACCGGCGCGACGGCGGCGGAGGCGGCGGATTCGGTTTTGGCGGCCGCAGCATCGGCATCGGCACCATCGTGATTGCGCTGGTCGGCGGCTGGATCTTCGGCATCAACCCGCTGACCATCCTGAGTTTGCTCAGCGGCGGCGGTGCGCCCGCCCAGGTGCAGCAGGGCCCGGCCCCCAAGCCGCCCGCCGACGACCGCATGGCCAAATTCGTGTCGACCGTGCTGGCCGACACGGAAGACGTCTGGACCGATGTGTTTACCAAAGGCGGGGCTACGTACCAAAAACCGCGGCTGGTGCTGTTTCGCGGTGCGACGCAAACCGCCTGCGGCCAGGGCCAGGCGGCCATGGGCCCGTTTTACTGCCCGGGCGACCAGAAGGTCTACATCGACCTGGGCTTTTACGAAACCCTGAAAAACCGGCTGGGCGCGCCGGGCGACTTTGCCCAGGCGTATGTGATCGCCCATGAGGTGGGCCACCATGTGCAGAACCTGCTGGGCATCAGCGGCAAGATGGACCAGATGCGCGGACGCGTCAGCAAGGCCGAATACAACGCGCTGAGCGTGCGGCTGGAGCTGCAGGCCGACTGCTTTGCCGGCGTGTGGGCCCACCATGCGCAAAACGCCCGCCAGATCCTGGAACAGGGCGATGTCGAGGAGGCCATGAACGCGGCGGCCAAAATCGGCGACGACGCCCTGCAGCGCGCCGGCGGCGGCGCGGTGGTGCCCGAGAGCTTTACCCACGGCACCAGCGCCCAGCGCCAGCGCTGGTTTGACACCGGCCTCAAAACCGGCACGGTCAAGTCCTGCGACACCTTCAGCGCCCGCAGCCTGTAG
- a CDS encoding DUF4136 domain-containing protein, which yields MTSLPSFPSPRIWLTLGVAALLTACASPITTRVTSFNQWPADAAGATFSYITPMDTTRQLEQATYEGYVQAELEKRGLQRAPAGQAGRLQVDVATTSRSEEKTWLQPIYQDNMVFVPPYRDAAGRFYGGGWVPDPFGPRYVGDRPVSMTVYTTNLRLRMMDTKDTPPGKPPRTVFESRAVFEGGTGELPLVVPYLVRAVFDDFPGQNGQVRVVKFDSETGAVIKK from the coding sequence ATGACTTCCTTGCCGTCTTTCCCGTCCCCGCGCATCTGGCTTACGCTGGGCGTGGCCGCGCTGCTGACCGCCTGCGCCAGCCCCATCACCACGCGCGTGACCAGCTTTAACCAGTGGCCGGCCGACGCGGCGGGCGCCACCTTCAGCTACATCACGCCCATGGACACCACGCGCCAGCTGGAGCAAGCCACCTACGAAGGTTATGTGCAGGCCGAACTGGAAAAACGCGGCCTGCAGCGCGCCCCCGCCGGCCAGGCCGGGCGCCTGCAGGTCGATGTGGCCACCACGAGCCGCAGCGAAGAAAAAACCTGGCTGCAGCCGATTTACCAGGACAACATGGTGTTTGTGCCGCCGTACCGCGATGCCGCGGGGCGCTTTTACGGCGGCGGCTGGGTGCCCGACCCTTTCGGGCCGCGTTACGTGGGCGACCGGCCCGTGAGCATGACCGTCTACACCACCAACCTGCGCCTGCGGATGATGGACACCAAAGACACGCCGCCCGGCAAACCGCCGCGCACGGTCTTTGAGTCACGTGCCGTCTTTGAAGGCGGCACGGGCGAGCTTCCGCTGGTCGTGCCCTACCTGGTGCGGGCCGTGTTTGACGACTTCCCCGGCCAGAACGGCCAGGTGCGTGTGGTGAAGTTCGACAGCGAAACCGGCGCGGTGATCAAGAAGTAA
- a CDS encoding 2-keto-4-pentenoate hydratase codes for MNTPASASTIPDLVADVTRARLQAQPLPWPSTVPADVPMAYATALAVRGARSAGGERPVGYKVGFTNRTIWPRYEVYGPIWGTVWNSTLTQIDASAPNEGVLALKGLCEPRIEPEVVFGLREAPPPGCSLAQLVAAVDWVAHGYEIVHTHFPAWKFTAAQAVADGGLHGLLLVGHRVRLDAGAAPEAVMASLAGLRIKLYGDGVLKDQGTGANVLDGPVQALLHFVNELRATPGAPALQAGDVITTGTLTDAWPVAAGQTWHTEIEASGPLGGGLKGLKVRFE; via the coding sequence ATGAACACCCCAGCCTCTGCCTCAACTATTCCAGACCTCGTTGCCGACGTGACCCGCGCCCGCCTGCAGGCCCAGCCTTTGCCCTGGCCCAGCACCGTGCCGGCGGACGTGCCCATGGCCTACGCCACCGCACTCGCCGTGCGCGGGGCGCGCAGCGCTGGCGGGGAGCGCCCGGTAGGCTACAAAGTCGGCTTTACCAACCGCACTATCTGGCCGCGCTACGAGGTCTACGGCCCCATCTGGGGCACGGTATGGAACAGCACGCTGACGCAGATTGATGCCTCCGCGCCGAACGAAGGTGTGCTCGCGCTCAAGGGCCTGTGCGAGCCGCGCATCGAACCCGAGGTGGTGTTTGGCCTGCGCGAGGCGCCGCCGCCCGGATGCTCGCTGGCGCAGCTGGTGGCGGCGGTGGACTGGGTGGCGCACGGTTATGAAATCGTGCACACGCATTTCCCGGCCTGGAAGTTCACCGCCGCACAGGCGGTGGCCGACGGCGGCTTGCACGGCCTGTTGTTGGTGGGGCATCGCGTCAGGCTGGACGCCGGTGCCGCGCCCGAGGCGGTGATGGCGTCGTTGGCCGGTTTGCGCATCAAGCTGTATGGCGACGGCGTGCTGAAAGACCAAGGCACGGGGGCCAATGTGCTGGACGGCCCGGTGCAGGCGCTGCTGCATTTTGTGAACGAGTTGCGCGCTACACCGGGCGCGCCGGCTTTGCAGGCCGGTGATGTCATCACGACGGGAACGTTGACGGACGCCTGGCCGGTGGCGGCGGGGCAGACCTGGCACACGGAGATTGAAGCGAGCGGGCCGTTGGGTGGCGGACTCAAAGGCCTGAAGGTGCGCTTCGAGTAA
- the pcp gene encoding pyroglutamyl-peptidase I: MPSVLLTGFDPFGDVGPAGLTLNPSWMAVKALHGKRIAGHRIVAAQLPTVFGESAIELKRLLKLHKPALVICVGQAGGRSAISLERVAINVNDARIPDNAGGQPIDTPVAPEGPAAYFSTLPIKAMLQALQTAGVAAEVSQTAGTFVCNHVFYALMHALQTQRGFKRTRGGFIHVPYVPEQVAGQGAPSMPLEEIVKGLRLAVATALATGHDISKGAGAVS; encoded by the coding sequence CTGCCCTCTGTACTCCTCACCGGTTTTGACCCGTTTGGCGACGTAGGCCCAGCCGGCCTGACCCTGAATCCCAGCTGGATGGCCGTGAAGGCGCTGCACGGCAAACGCATCGCCGGCCACCGTATCGTCGCCGCGCAATTGCCCACGGTTTTTGGGGAGTCGGCGATTGAACTCAAGCGCCTGCTGAAACTGCACAAACCGGCACTGGTCATCTGCGTCGGCCAGGCCGGCGGGCGCAGCGCGATCTCGCTGGAGCGCGTGGCCATCAACGTCAACGATGCCCGCATTCCCGACAACGCCGGCGGGCAGCCCATCGACACGCCTGTGGCGCCCGAGGGTCCTGCGGCTTACTTCAGCACGCTGCCCATCAAGGCCATGCTGCAGGCCCTGCAAACGGCCGGTGTCGCCGCCGAGGTATCCCAAACGGCGGGCACCTTTGTCTGCAACCATGTGTTTTATGCGCTGATGCACGCCCTGCAAACGCAGCGCGGCTTCAAGCGCACGCGTGGCGGCTTCATCCATGTGCCCTATGTTCCGGAGCAGGTGGCCGGGCAAGGCGCGCCCAGCATGCCGCTGGAGGAGATCGTGAAGGGGTTGCGCCTGGCGGTGGCCACGGCGCTGGCCACCGGGCACGACATTTCAAAGGGCGCGGGCGCCGTCAGCTAG
- a CDS encoding delta(1)-pyrroline-2-carboxylate reductase family protein, whose translation MTPTLLNPAQTAARLPYPLLVSELALLLKDIAVQAPPRVVQPLPGGGSLFVMPALDARTAITKLITFTPANAGTGLPTIQGDVVVFDVATGQRRLMLDGPTVTARRTAAVSLLAAQRLAPNTQGPMLIVGAGVQGLAHLEAFAECLGVHEFRVASRSAASAQALVHHAHALGLGARMVFDADTALADCPLAVTCTPASAVVLNAMPRPDGFISAVGAFTPAMTELSAALCQYFAAKGSVFVDTADAGHEAGDLLQAGLDVSRFATLGDVIRQDMKKPAGPVLFKSCGWAGWDLAAARAALAAP comes from the coding sequence ATGACGCCCACCCTGCTCAACCCCGCCCAAACGGCCGCCCGCCTGCCCTACCCCCTGCTGGTCAGCGAACTGGCGCTGCTGCTCAAAGACATCGCCGTGCAGGCGCCGCCGCGTGTGGTGCAGCCCCTGCCCGGCGGCGGCAGCCTCTTTGTGATGCCCGCGCTGGACGCCCGCACCGCCATCACCAAGCTCATCACCTTCACCCCCGCCAATGCGGGCACCGGCCTGCCCACCATTCAGGGCGATGTGGTCGTGTTTGACGTGGCCACCGGCCAGCGCCGGCTGATGCTGGACGGCCCCACCGTCACCGCGCGCCGTACGGCCGCCGTCTCGCTGCTGGCCGCGCAGCGGCTGGCGCCCAACACCCAGGGGCCGATGCTGATCGTCGGTGCCGGTGTGCAGGGCCTGGCGCACCTGGAGGCCTTTGCAGAATGCCTCGGCGTGCACGAATTCCGGGTTGCGTCGCGCAGCGCGGCCAGCGCGCAAGCCCTGGTTCATCACGCGCACGCTTTGGGTTTGGGCGCCCGCATGGTGTTTGACGCCGACACCGCGCTGGCCGACTGCCCGCTGGCCGTGACCTGCACGCCCGCCAGCGCGGTAGTGCTCAACGCCATGCCGCGCCCGGACGGCTTCATCAGCGCCGTGGGCGCCTTCACACCCGCCATGACGGAACTGAGCGCCGCGCTGTGCCAGTACTTCGCCGCCAAGGGCTCGGTGTTTGTCGATACGGCCGATGCCGGCCACGAAGCCGGCGACCTGCTGCAGGCCGGCCTCGACGTGAGCCGCTTCGCCACGCTGGGCGACGTGATCCGCCAGGACATGAAAAAACCCGCCGGGCCGGTGCTGTTCAAAAGCTGCGGTTGGGCGGGCTGGGACCTGGCCGCGGCGCGCGCGGCGCTGGCCGCACCCTGA
- a CDS encoding universal stress protein translates to MYDRILAATDGSTLSKNAVCGAIGLASSLGAELVLLHVVPRYPTSYFEGGSSVSSEDVSRIETQWAESGQAIIDTAQQAAQAQGLKTRAVIMQSDQVATSIMAAAKKHKCGLIVMAPHGRKGIKRILLGSETQQVLTYSTIPVLVLR, encoded by the coding sequence ATGTACGACCGCATCCTCGCCGCCACCGACGGCTCCACCCTCTCCAAAAATGCCGTGTGCGGCGCCATCGGCCTGGCATCGTCTCTGGGCGCGGAGCTGGTGCTGCTGCACGTCGTGCCGCGCTATCCGACCAGCTACTTTGAAGGCGGCTCTTCCGTCTCAAGCGAGGACGTGAGCCGCATCGAAACCCAATGGGCCGAAAGCGGCCAGGCCATCATCGACACCGCACAACAGGCCGCCCAGGCCCAAGGGCTCAAGACCCGCGCCGTGATCATGCAATCCGACCAGGTGGCTACTTCCATCATGGCCGCCGCGAAAAAGCACAAGTGCGGCCTGATCGTCATGGCCCCCCACGGCCGCAAAGGCATCAAGCGGATCCTGCTGGGCAGTGAGACTCAGCAGGTGCTGACCTACAGCACCATCCCGGTTCTCGTGTTACGGTGA
- a CDS encoding universal stress protein, protein MKILFAADGSKYTKKALAFLVNHEDLAGAEGEVVVLNVQAPVPGRVKTMLGAANVSAYHDEESQKVLAPIERFLKRHKMSFKTLAVVGSPTAEILRAAKREKAHLIVMGTHGQGLLSRALIGSVAQRVVAECDIPVLLVK, encoded by the coding sequence ATGAAGATTCTTTTCGCAGCCGACGGCAGCAAGTACACCAAAAAAGCCCTGGCTTTCCTGGTCAACCACGAAGACCTCGCGGGTGCGGAAGGCGAGGTCGTGGTGCTCAATGTGCAGGCCCCCGTGCCGGGCCGCGTCAAGACCATGCTGGGCGCCGCGAATGTCAGCGCGTACCACGATGAAGAATCGCAAAAAGTGCTGGCGCCCATCGAGCGTTTTTTGAAGCGCCACAAGATGTCGTTCAAGACGCTGGCCGTCGTCGGCTCACCCACCGCCGAAATTTTGCGCGCCGCCAAACGCGAGAAAGCGCACCTCATCGTGATGGGCACGCACGGCCAGGGACTGCTCAGCCGCGCGCTGATCGGCAGCGTGGCCCAGCGCGTGGTCGCTGAGTGCGATATCCCCGTGCTGCTGGTGAAGTAG
- the dcd gene encoding dCTP deaminase has protein sequence MSIKSDKWIRHMAETTGMIEPFEPGQIRAAADGQKIISYGTSSYGYDIRCAPEFKVFTNIHSTVVDPKNFDEKSFVDFHGDSCIIPPNSFALARTVEYFRIPRNVLTICLGKSTYARCGIIVNVTPFEPEWEGYVTLEFSNTTPLPAKIYAGEGCAQVLFFESDKDDVCEVSYKDRGGKYQGQVGVTLPKA, from the coding sequence ATGAGCATCAAGAGCGACAAATGGATACGCCACATGGCGGAAACGACCGGCATGATCGAGCCCTTTGAGCCCGGCCAGATACGCGCGGCAGCCGACGGCCAGAAAATCATCAGCTACGGCACCAGCAGCTACGGCTACGACATCCGCTGTGCCCCCGAGTTCAAGGTCTTCACCAACATCCACAGCACCGTGGTCGACCCGAAGAACTTCGACGAAAAAAGCTTTGTCGACTTCCACGGCGACAGCTGCATCATCCCGCCCAACAGCTTCGCGCTGGCCCGCACGGTCGAATACTTCCGCATCCCGCGCAATGTGCTCACCATCTGCCTGGGCAAAAGCACGTACGCCCGCTGCGGCATCATCGTCAACGTCACCCCGTTTGAGCCCGAATGGGAAGGCTACGTGACGCTGGAGTTCTCCAACACCACCCCGCTGCCCGCCAAGATCTACGCCGGCGAAGGCTGCGCGCAAGTCCTGTTCTTTGAAAGCGACAAAGACGACGTCTGCGAAGTCAGCTACAAGGACCGCGGCGGGAAGTACCAGGGGCAAGTGGGCGTGACGCTGCCCAAGGCCTGA
- a CDS encoding response regulator transcription factor, translated as MLEAADEQRPVVLVVDDAPSSLGMLCDTLEGEGYTVLVARDGDSALQRLELVAPDAILLDAVMPGLSGFDTCRQIKANPVMAHIPVIFMTGLSETPHVLEGFACGGVDYVVKPLRAQEVVARLHTHTRNARMTRLAREAVDVAGFGVVLVDARGRVAWRSPQAALWLQGAEGGAQPGRLPEPVYAALDGDAGEVLLSLAGVQLSVRNMGRVGIGETMLLLEQRSANAASPSRLANAALTPRETEVLSWLAKGKTNRDIGDILGMSHRTVNKHLEHIFEKLGVETRAAAAALATGHVF; from the coding sequence ATGCTTGAAGCCGCCGACGAACAACGCCCCGTGGTGCTGGTGGTGGACGACGCCCCCAGCAGCCTGGGCATGCTGTGCGACACGCTCGAAGGCGAGGGCTACACCGTGCTCGTGGCGCGCGACGGCGACTCGGCTTTGCAGCGCCTGGAGCTGGTGGCGCCTGATGCCATCTTGCTGGACGCCGTCATGCCGGGACTCTCGGGCTTTGACACCTGCCGCCAGATCAAGGCCAACCCGGTGATGGCGCACATTCCCGTGATCTTCATGACCGGCCTTTCGGAGACGCCGCATGTGCTCGAAGGCTTTGCCTGCGGCGGCGTCGACTATGTCGTCAAGCCGCTGCGCGCGCAGGAGGTGGTGGCGCGCCTGCACACGCATACCCGCAACGCCCGCATGACGCGGCTGGCGCGCGAGGCGGTGGACGTGGCCGGCTTTGGCGTGGTGCTGGTGGATGCGCGCGGGCGCGTCGCCTGGCGCTCGCCGCAGGCCGCCCTGTGGCTGCAAGGCGCGGAGGGCGGGGCGCAGCCGGGGCGCTTGCCCGAGCCGGTGTACGCCGCGCTGGACGGTGATGCCGGCGAGGTGCTGCTGAGCCTGGCCGGCGTGCAGCTGTCGGTGCGCAACATGGGCCGCGTCGGCATCGGCGAGACCATGCTGCTGCTGGAGCAGCGCAGCGCCAATGCCGCCTCGCCCTCGCGCCTGGCCAATGCCGCCCTTACGCCGCGTGAAACCGAGGTGCTGTCCTGGCTGGCCAAAGGCAAGACCAACCGCGACATCGGCGACATCCTGGGCATGAGCCACCGCACCGTGAACAAGCACCTGGAGCACATCTTTGAAAAACTCGGGGTGGAGACCCGCGCGGCCGCGGCGGCGCTGGCGACCGGGCATGTGTTTTAG